Proteins from a single region of Neomonachus schauinslandi chromosome 10, ASM220157v2, whole genome shotgun sequence:
- the LOC110588696 gene encoding ferritin heavy chain-like translates to MTTASPSQVRQNYHQDSEAAINRQINLELYASYVYLSMSYYFDRDDVALKNFAKYFLHQSHEEREHAEKLMKLQNQRGGRIFLQDIKKPDRDDWENGLNTMECALHLEKSVNQSLLELHKLATDKSDPHLCDFIETHYLNEQVKSIKELGDR, encoded by the coding sequence ATGACGACCGCGTCCCCCTCGCAGGTGCGCCAGAACTACCACCAGGACTCGGAGGCCGCCATCAACCGCCAGATCAACCTGGAGCTCTACGCCTCCTACGTCTACCTGTCCATGTCTTACTACTTTGACCGCGATGATGTGGCTTTGAAGAACtttgccaaatattttcttcaccaATCTCATGAGGAGAGGGAGCATGCTGAGAAACTGATGAAGCTGCAGAACCAACGAGGTGGCCGAATCTTCCTTCAGGATATCAAGAAACCAGACCGTGATGATTGGGAGAACGGGCTGAATACAATGGAGTGTGCATTACACTTGGAGAAGAGCGTGAATCAGTCACTACTGGAACTGCACAAACTGGCCACTGATAAAAGTGACCCCCATTTGTGTGACTTCATTGAGACTCATTACCTGAATGAGCAGGTGAAATCCATCAAAGAATTGGGTGACCGGTGA